A genomic region of Balaenoptera acutorostrata chromosome 4, mBalAcu1.1, whole genome shotgun sequence contains the following coding sequences:
- the HTR1F gene encoding 5-hydroxytryptamine receptor 1F, whose product MDFLNSSDQNLTSEELFDRMPSKILVSFILSGLALMTTTINSLVIAAIIVTRKLHHPANYLICSLAVTDFLVAVLVMPFSIVYIVRESWIMGQVVCDIWLSVDITCCTCSILHLSAIALDRYRAITDAVEYARKRTPKHAGIMITIVWIISIFISMPPLFWRHQGTSREDECIIKHDNIVSTIYSTFGAFYIPLTLILILYYKIYKAAKTLYHKRQASRIAKEELNGHLLGSGEKSIRLVSTPYILEKSLSDPSMDFDKIHSTVKSPRSEFKHERSWRRQKISGTRERKAATTLGLILGAFVICWLPFFVKELVVNVCEKCKISEEMSNFLTWLGYLNSLINPLIYTIFNEDFKKAFQKLVRCRC is encoded by the coding sequence atggaTTTCTTAAACTCATCTGATCAAAACTTGACCTCAGAAGAACTGTTCGACAGAATGCCATCCAAAATTCTGGTGTCCTTCATTCTCTCTGGGCTGGCACTGATGACGACGACCATTAACTCACTTGTGATCGCTGCAATTATTGTGACCCGAAAGCTACACCACCCAGCCAACTACTTAATTTGCTCCCTTGCAGTCACAGATTTTCTTGTAGCTGTCCTGGTGATGCCTTTCAGCATTGTGTATATTGTGAGAGAGAGCTGGATTATGGGGCAAGTGGTCTGTGACATCTGGCTGAGCGTTGATATCACGTGCTGCACTTGCTCCATCTTGCATCTCTCTGCTATAGCTTTGGATCGGTACCGGGCAATCACAGATGCTGTTGAGTATGCCAGGAAAAGGACTCCCAAGCATGCTGGCATTATGATTACCATAGTTTGGATTATATCTATTTTTATCTCTATGCCTCCTCTATTCTGGAGGCACCAAGGAACTAGCCGAGAGGATGAGTGCATCATCAAACACGACAACATTGTTTCCACTATTTACTCAACATTTGGAGCTTTCTACATCCCATTAACATTGATTTTGATCCTCtactacaaaatatataaagcagcaAAGACGTTATACCACAAGAGACAAGCAAGTAGGATTGCCAAGGAAGAACTGAATGGTCACCTTTTGGGGAGTGGTGAGAAAAGCATTAGACTGGTCTCCACACCGTACATCCTAGAAAAGTCTTTATCTGATCCATCAATGGACTTTGATAAAATTCATAGCACAGTGAAAAGCCCCAGGTCTGAATTCAAGCATGAGAGATCTTGGAGAAGGCAAAAGATCTCAGGCACAAGAGAACGCAAAGCAGCCACTACCCTGGGATTAATCTTGGGTGCATTTGTAATATGTTGGCTTCCATTTTTTGTAAAAGAATTGGTTGTTAATGTCTGTGAAAAGTGTAAAATTTCTGAAGAAATGTCAAATTTTTTGACATGGCTTGGATATCTCAATTCCCTTATAAACCCACTGATTTATACAATCTTTAATGAAGACTTCAAGAAAGCATTCCAAAAACTTGTGCGATGTCGATGTTAG